A genomic region of Nisaea sediminum contains the following coding sequences:
- a CDS encoding DMT family transporter, whose translation MKPLDILVGVIVMVVWGMNFALGKLAMAEFPPMMLIGLRYLLTAILLIPFLKPQGMKFAHIFALSVTLGVLHFAFMFTGLKGTDASLAAIAAQIQVPFAVILAVIFFRERPNKKQILGIAIAFTGVAMLAGAPKTSSSLFDLGLVIIASLLWGLAHIQVKWMGAVNPFVLNAWMATLAAPMILSASLVIEDGHWEALQNAGLAGWGGVVYMAVGVTVFGYGLWYRILQKYDVSQTMPLTILAPLVGAASGIVFLGEHMDAFQLTGAALTIVGVGAVTTGGKTKAKVEAES comes from the coding sequence ATGAAGCCACTCGACATTCTGGTCGGCGTCATCGTCATGGTCGTCTGGGGAATGAATTTCGCCCTCGGCAAACTGGCGATGGCCGAGTTCCCGCCGATGATGCTCATCGGCCTGCGCTATCTTCTGACCGCCATTCTGCTGATCCCATTCCTGAAACCGCAGGGCATGAAGTTCGCGCACATCTTCGCGCTTTCGGTCACCCTCGGCGTCCTGCACTTCGCCTTCATGTTTACCGGCCTCAAGGGCACGGACGCGTCACTCGCGGCGATCGCGGCTCAGATCCAGGTGCCGTTCGCCGTCATTCTTGCGGTGATCTTCTTCCGGGAACGGCCGAACAAGAAGCAAATCCTCGGGATCGCCATTGCATTCACCGGCGTCGCCATGCTCGCCGGTGCGCCCAAGACCTCAAGCAGCCTGTTCGATCTCGGCCTCGTCATCATCGCCTCCCTGCTCTGGGGCCTTGCCCATATCCAGGTGAAATGGATGGGCGCGGTAAATCCCTTCGTGCTGAATGCCTGGATGGCCACACTGGCCGCGCCGATGATCCTCTCCGCCTCTCTCGTGATCGAGGACGGACATTGGGAAGCGCTACAGAATGCCGGGCTCGCCGGCTGGGGCGGAGTGGTCTACATGGCGGTCGGGGTGACCGTCTTCGGTTACGGCCTCTGGTACCGGATCCTGCAGAAATACGACGTCTCGCAGACCATGCCGCTCACCATTCTCGCCCCGCTCGTCGGCGCCGCGTCCGGGATCGTCTTCCTCGGCGAGCATATGGACGCCTTCCAGCTGACCGGCGCCGCGCTTACAATCGTCGGGGTCGGCGCCGTCACGACGGGCGGCAAGACCAAGGCGAAAGTGGAAGCCGAAAGCTAG
- a CDS encoding N-acetylmuramoyl-L-alanine amidase, with amino-acid sequence MTDALSIIERPSPNNDARPGGTAVDILLLHYTGMKSADAALDRLTDANAKVSAHYLIDEDGTCWRMVAEERRAWHAGVACWAGATDINARSIGIELVNPGHQFGYRPFPARQMESLTALCRDILARHPIPPSCVLGHSDVAPERKEDPGELFDWAGLATNGVGLWPERDTSGDQELPFEKAMRMLTEIGYAAPETPVMSGPARNVLLAFQRRWLPSDLCGALTPATAARILEVHAALKSA; translated from the coding sequence ATGACGGACGCTCTCTCCATTATCGAACGGCCGTCTCCCAATAACGATGCGCGTCCGGGCGGAACCGCCGTCGATATCCTGCTGCTGCACTATACCGGGATGAAGAGCGCCGACGCGGCGCTTGACCGGCTGACGGACGCGAACGCGAAGGTCAGCGCGCATTACCTGATCGACGAGGACGGCACCTGCTGGCGCATGGTCGCGGAGGAACGCCGGGCCTGGCATGCGGGGGTCGCCTGCTGGGCGGGTGCGACGGACATCAATGCCCGCTCCATCGGCATCGAGCTGGTCAATCCGGGCCACCAGTTCGGCTACCGGCCGTTCCCGGCGCGGCAGATGGAAAGCCTGACGGCGCTTTGCCGCGACATCCTTGCACGCCATCCGATCCCACCGTCGTGCGTGCTCGGCCATTCCGACGTGGCGCCGGAGCGCAAGGAGGACCCGGGCGAACTGTTCGACTGGGCCGGTCTCGCGACGAACGGGGTCGGGCTCTGGCCGGAACGGGATACGTCCGGTGATCAGGAGTTGCCTTTCGAGAAAGCGATGCGGATGCTGACAGAGATCGGTTACGCAGCGCCGGAGACGCCTGTCATGTCCGGCCCTGCGCGCAATGTCCTGCTTGCGTTTCAAAGGCGCTGGCTGCCATCCGACCTTTGCGGAGCGCTGACGCCAGCAACGGCAGCCCGTATTCTCGAAGTCCATGCGGCGCTGAAGAGCGCATAA